The following coding sequences are from one Litorilinea aerophila window:
- a CDS encoding DUF3473 domain-containing protein — MDAPMNCQDPPGQPPPVVNGFTVDLEEWFQGLTSTNRQVERWPHLESRVVGATRQLLRLLRSHGVRATFFVLGHVADHHPGLIEEICADGHEIGVHGYFHRFVYRLTPAQFQEELERGIQAVMSITGEQPLGHRAPYFSIDHRTPWAFACLEACGFRYDSSIFPIRSLLYGSPGAPRFPYRVPGHRLVEFPVSTVRVAGINWPMAGGFYVRALPYPLVRWAIARLNRAGQPAILYLHPWELDTGQVYRQVTWRERITHYHGRRGLAGKLERLFTDFRFTNLGTLWRAQRAQTAGGDTVIAGAIARPSSHGLHP, encoded by the coding sequence ATGGACGCACCCATGAACTGCCAGGATCCGCCGGGCCAGCCGCCCCCCGTGGTCAACGGGTTTACCGTAGATCTGGAAGAGTGGTTTCAGGGCCTGACCAGCACCAATCGCCAGGTGGAACGCTGGCCCCACCTGGAGAGCCGGGTGGTGGGCGCCACCCGGCAGTTGCTACGCCTGTTGCGCAGCCATGGAGTGCGGGCCACCTTCTTCGTGCTGGGCCACGTGGCAGATCACCACCCCGGGTTGATCGAGGAGATCTGCGCCGACGGCCACGAAATTGGCGTGCACGGCTATTTCCACCGCTTCGTCTACCGGCTGACCCCGGCCCAGTTCCAGGAGGAGCTGGAGCGGGGCATCCAGGCGGTGATGTCCATCACCGGGGAGCAGCCCCTGGGCCACCGGGCGCCCTATTTTTCCATCGACCACCGCACCCCGTGGGCTTTTGCCTGCCTGGAAGCCTGTGGCTTTCGCTATGACAGCAGCATCTTTCCCATCCGCAGCCTGCTCTACGGCTCCCCGGGTGCGCCCCGCTTTCCCTACCGGGTTCCCGGCCACCGCCTGGTGGAGTTCCCGGTCTCCACGGTGCGGGTGGCCGGCATCAACTGGCCCATGGCAGGCGGCTTTTACGTGCGTGCCCTGCCCTACCCGCTAGTCCGCTGGGCCATCGCCCGGCTCAACCGGGCCGGCCAGCCCGCCATCCTGTACCTCCACCCCTGGGAGCTGGACACAGGCCAGGTCTACCGGCAGGTGACCTGGCGGGAGCGCATCACCCACTATCACGGCCGCCGAGGCCTGGCAGGCAAGCTGGAGCGCCTGTTCACCGACTTTCGTTTTACGAACCTGGGCACCCTGTGGCGGGCGCAGCGGGCCCAAACCGCCGGAGGGGACACGGTGATAGCAGGAGCGATTGCCCGCCCCTCCAGCCACGGATTGCACCCATGA
- a CDS encoding DUF2304 family protein yields MRIPIEQQIIAVSFSLILLLVTIQLIRKHKLREEYALVWLAASGTIFVLTVFDRLVGVLAALFAVSYAPTLILVFGVLFCLVILLSQSVAISQQADRIRDLAQSHSLLEWRLRQLEAQGRADPAASTRPQPNTPPDPAQGEPMPHPADIANTPPPAPAPAPLAPHRPTPARRVVVIGLDGATFDLIKPWAEAGDLPTLARLMREGAHGTLHSTIPPMTGPAWTTFATGVNPGKHRLYDWIAREADSYRFLPVTALDCTAPTLYTLLSQAGRRVCALNIPMTYPPTPVNGVMVSGMPAPSTRVRFTYPEGLYQEILEAVGDYILYPDPGQAYSDSGVDAFLERLYRTTDLRVRTFNYLRSREAWDFAMVVFNGTDTASHALWKFMDPTHPLHDPARARKYGSAIHDYYQYLDAHLATLVDTLDDDTTLIVMSDHGFGPFHKFIHVNNWLLQEGFMQVRRGLRTRAKYALFRQGLTPMNVYDTLMRLGLGALKREVVRGQGQGLLKTLFLSFEDVDWRRTQAYSLGNVGQIYLNVVGREPQGCVRPGAEYEQVRQQIMERLLTLQDPATGETVVEAVYRREDLYHGEQLKHAPDIVFLPRRLEYFGFGEYEFGSHRIIEPMRRGISGTHRLNGIFLAYGAAVRPGVTVEGAHLVDLAPTILHLMGEPIPDHMDGRVLAEALQDPAQARTDAPRPQQPHWQPTDGGEGDGLSDEDRQILAERLRSLGYVG; encoded by the coding sequence ATGCGCATACCCATCGAACAGCAGATCATCGCCGTCTCCTTCAGCCTTATTCTGTTGTTGGTGACCATCCAACTGATCCGTAAGCACAAGCTGCGGGAAGAGTATGCCCTGGTCTGGCTGGCGGCCAGCGGAACCATCTTTGTCCTGACCGTCTTCGACCGGCTGGTGGGCGTCCTGGCCGCGCTCTTTGCCGTCAGCTACGCGCCCACCCTGATCCTGGTCTTCGGCGTGCTGTTCTGTCTGGTCATCCTCCTCTCCCAGAGCGTGGCCATCTCCCAACAGGCTGACCGCATCCGGGATCTGGCCCAGAGCCACAGCCTGCTGGAGTGGCGCCTGCGCCAGCTGGAAGCCCAGGGGCGGGCCGACCCGGCCGCTTCGACCCGGCCCCAGCCCAACACGCCACCGGACCCTGCCCAAGGAGAGCCCATGCCCCACCCTGCAGACATCGCAAACACACCACCGCCGGCCCCCGCGCCAGCACCCCTGGCTCCCCACCGCCCCACCCCCGCCCGCCGGGTGGTGGTGATCGGGCTGGACGGCGCCACCTTCGACTTGATCAAGCCCTGGGCCGAGGCGGGAGACCTGCCCACCCTGGCCCGGCTGATGCGGGAGGGCGCCCACGGAACCCTCCACAGCACCATCCCGCCCATGACCGGGCCGGCCTGGACCACCTTTGCCACGGGCGTGAACCCGGGCAAGCATCGGCTCTACGACTGGATCGCCCGGGAGGCGGACAGCTACCGCTTCCTGCCGGTCACCGCGTTGGACTGCACCGCGCCCACCCTCTACACCCTGCTCAGCCAGGCGGGCCGCCGGGTCTGCGCCCTCAACATCCCCATGACCTACCCTCCCACGCCGGTGAATGGGGTCATGGTCTCCGGCATGCCTGCCCCCAGCACCCGGGTGCGCTTCACCTACCCCGAGGGGCTCTATCAGGAGATCCTGGAGGCGGTGGGCGACTACATCCTCTACCCGGACCCCGGGCAGGCCTACTCGGACAGCGGCGTGGACGCGTTTCTGGAGCGTCTCTACCGGACGACCGACCTGCGGGTACGCACCTTCAACTACCTGCGCAGCCGGGAGGCGTGGGACTTTGCCATGGTGGTCTTCAACGGCACCGACACGGCCAGCCATGCCCTCTGGAAGTTCATGGATCCCACCCACCCCCTCCACGACCCGGCCAGAGCCCGGAAGTACGGCAGCGCCATCCACGACTACTACCAGTACCTGGACGCCCACCTGGCCACCCTGGTGGATACCCTGGACGACGACACCACCCTCATCGTCATGTCCGACCACGGTTTCGGCCCCTTCCACAAGTTCATCCACGTCAACAACTGGCTGCTCCAGGAGGGCTTCATGCAGGTGCGCCGGGGCCTGCGCACCCGGGCCAAGTATGCCCTCTTCCGCCAGGGATTGACGCCCATGAACGTCTACGACACCCTGATGCGGCTGGGCCTGGGCGCGCTGAAACGGGAAGTGGTACGGGGCCAGGGCCAGGGCCTGCTCAAGACCCTCTTCCTCTCCTTCGAGGATGTGGACTGGCGCCGCACCCAGGCCTACTCCCTGGGCAACGTGGGGCAGATCTACCTGAACGTGGTGGGCCGGGAGCCCCAGGGCTGTGTCCGGCCCGGGGCAGAATATGAACAGGTGCGCCAGCAGATCATGGAGCGGCTGCTGACCCTGCAGGACCCGGCCACCGGCGAGACGGTGGTGGAGGCCGTTTACCGCCGGGAGGATCTCTACCACGGCGAGCAGCTGAAGCACGCGCCGGACATCGTCTTCCTGCCCCGACGGCTGGAGTACTTCGGCTTCGGCGAGTACGAGTTCGGCAGCCACCGCATCATCGAGCCCATGCGGCGGGGCATCTCCGGCACCCATCGCCTCAACGGCATCTTCCTGGCCTACGGCGCGGCCGTCCGCCCTGGCGTCACGGTGGAAGGCGCGCACCTGGTGGACCTGGCGCCCACCATTCTGCACCTGATGGGCGAACCCATCCCTGACCACATGGACGGCCGGGTACTGGCGGAGGCGCTGCAGGATCCGGCCCAGGCCCGGACCGACGCCCCCCGGCCACAGCAGCCCCACTGGCAGCCCACCGACGGGGGAGAGGGCGACGGCCTCAGCGACGAGGATCGACAGATCCTGGCCGAGCGGCTGCGCAGCCTGGGCTATGTGGGGTAA